Proteins from a single region of Nerophis ophidion isolate RoL-2023_Sa linkage group LG08, RoL_Noph_v1.0, whole genome shotgun sequence:
- the gabpb2a gene encoding GA-binding protein subunit beta-2a has product MSLVDLGKRLLEAARKGQDDEVRNLMANGAPFTTDWLGTSPLHLAAQHGHYSTADVLLRAGVSRDARTKVDRTPLHMAAAEGHTIIVELLVRSGADINAKDMLKMTALHWAAQHGHHSVVETLIKHGADVHALSKFDKTPFDIAVDIQNTELMLLLQEGMQNQVNMNQVSVNVESGNTTNQPQFIIQGIPAIQGGVVNLADLLNKANTESEEAMAANALDSNIQHATVVNEGGQRVITIVTDQHGNLQTTGGMTQPFFVTMQHGQQMLAVPANTVTEEVVAEESQAPPSRKRKLEVANNHNDTGETELLQRQLQEANRKAQEYRQQLLRKEQEAEEYRVKLEAMSQSQANGTATNAAMAVSPEEVVGGEDEEDTTTTTTAATAGGVEEGEMVGIIMEGEEGQVTLVETGGEPTGVSS; this is encoded by the exons ATGTCGTTGGTGGACCTGGGCAAGCGTCTGCTGGAGGCGGCACGGAAAGGTCAGGATGACGAGGTCAGAAACCTGATGGCAAATGGAGCTCCATTCACTACTGACTGG CTCGGGACGTCCCCCCTCCACCTGGCCGCCCAGCACGGCCATTACTCCACGGCGGACGTCCTGCTGCGAGCTGGCGTCAGTCGCGATGCGCGCACCAAGGTGGACAGGACGCCTTTGCACATGGCTGCAGCTGAGGGACACACCATCATCGTGGAGCTGCTGGTTCGA AGCGGCGCAGACATCAACGCCAAAGACATGCTGAAGATGACAGCGCTGCACTGGGCGGCGCAGCACGGACATCACAGTGTGGTAGAGACCCTCATCAAGCACGGAGCTGATGTGCACGCGCTCAGTAAGTTCGACAAGACGCCATTCGACATTGCCGTCGATATCCAAAACACCGAATTGATGCTGCTTCTGCAG gaGGGCATGCAGAACCAAGTGAACATGAACcaggtgagtgtgaatgtggagtcCGGCAACACCACCAACCAGCCACAGTTCATCATCCAGGGCATACCTGCCATCCAGGGTGGCGTGGTCAATTTGGCCGACTTGCTCAACAAGGCCAACACAG AGTCTGAAGAAGCGATGGCTGCCAACGCTTTGGATTCCAACATCCAGCATGCCACGGTTGTCAACGAAGGAGGTCAGAGAGTCATCACCATTGTAACAGACCAACATGGCAATCTGCAAACCACCGGGGGGATGACGCAGCCTTTCTTTGTCACTATGCAGCATGGACAGCAAA tgCTAGCAGTTCCTGCCAACACCGTGACTGAGGAAGTGGTGGCGGAGGAGTCTCAGGCTCCGCCCTCCAGGAAGAGAAAGTTGGAAGTGGCTAACAATCACAACGACACAGGAGAAACG GAGCTGCTACAGAGGCAGTTGCAGGAGGCTAACAGGAAGGCACAGGAGTATCGACAGCAGCTTCTGCGCAAGGAGCAGGAGGCTGAGGAGTACCGCGTCAAGTTGGAGGCAATGTCCCAGAGCCAGGCAAATGGCACTGCCACCAACGCCGCCATGGCCGTGAGCCCAGAGGAGGTGGTTGGCGGTGAGGATGAGGAAGACACGACGACAACAACGACAGCGGCAACAGCGGGCGGTGTGGAGGAGGGAGAGATGGTGGGTATCATCATGGAGGGGGAGGAGGGTCAGGTGACACTGGTGGAGACTGGAGGAGAGCCCACGGGGGTCAGCTCGTAA
- the anp32e gene encoding acidic leucine-rich nuclear phosphoprotein 32 family member E isoform X1, with translation MDMKKRIILELRNRNPAEVAEMVVDSCQSVSGEVEGLTDKFTELEALSMVNVGLSSLAKMPSLPKLRKLELSDNNLSGSFETLSEKCPNLVYLNLSNNKIKELSNVEALQNLKSLQSLDLLNCEITSLDDYRDSVFELLPQITYLDGFDQDDNEAPDSEADEDEDEDGEDGAGPPGDYDEDEDEDEDEDGSEGGEVGKSFHVKRGDQEEEDEEDDYGEDEDDEEQADVQGQKRKRDVDDEGEEDDEDD, from the exons ATGGACATGAAGAAGAGGATCATCCTTGAGTTGCGGAACCGAAACCCGGCGGAG GTTGCTGAGATGGTGGTGGACAGCTGTCAATCAGTGAGTGGAGAGGTGGAAGGTCTCACAGACAAGTTCACAGAGCTGGAGGCTCTCAGCATGGTCAACGTAGGCCTCTCCTCGCTGGCCAAGATGCCCTCGCTGCCCAAGTTACGCAAG CTGGAGCTGAGCGACAACAACCTGTCGGGTTCTTTCGAGACTCTGTCGGAGAAATGTCCCAACCTGGTCTACCTCAACCTGAGCAACAACAAGATCAAAGAGCTGAGCAACGTGGAGGCGCTG CAAAACTTGAAGAGCCTGCAGAGTCTTGACCTGCTGAACTGCGAGATAACGTCGTTGGACGACTACCGTGACAGCGTGTTCGAGCTCCTGCCTCAGATAACCTACCTGGATGGCTTCGACCAGGACGACAACGAGGCGCCAGACTCGGAGGCAGATGAGGACGAAG aCGAGGATGGTGAGGATGGGGCGGGGCCGCCAGGTGACTATGATGAAGACGAAGACGAAGACGAGGATGAGGATGGCTCTGAGGGGGGAGAGGTGGGGAAGAGCTTTCATGTGAAGAGGGGAGATCAG GAGGAAGAAGACGAGGAAGATGATTACGGCGAGGACGAAGATGATG AGGAGCAGGCGGACGTTCAGGGACAGAAGAGGAAGCGAGACGTGGACGACGAGGGCGAGGAAGATGACGAGGACGATTAG
- the anp32e gene encoding acidic leucine-rich nuclear phosphoprotein 32 family member E isoform X2, which produces MDMKKRIILELRNRNPAEVAEMVVDSCQSVSGEVEGLTDKFTELEALSMVNVGLSSLAKMPSLPKLRKLELSDNNLSGSFETLSEKCPNLVYLNLSNNKIKELSNVEALQNLKSLQSLDLLNCEITSLDDYRDSVFELLPQITYLDGFDQDDNEAPDSEADEDEDEDGEDGAGPPGDYDEDEDEDEDEDGSEGGEEEEDEEDDYGEDEDDEEQADVQGQKRKRDVDDEGEEDDEDD; this is translated from the exons ATGGACATGAAGAAGAGGATCATCCTTGAGTTGCGGAACCGAAACCCGGCGGAG GTTGCTGAGATGGTGGTGGACAGCTGTCAATCAGTGAGTGGAGAGGTGGAAGGTCTCACAGACAAGTTCACAGAGCTGGAGGCTCTCAGCATGGTCAACGTAGGCCTCTCCTCGCTGGCCAAGATGCCCTCGCTGCCCAAGTTACGCAAG CTGGAGCTGAGCGACAACAACCTGTCGGGTTCTTTCGAGACTCTGTCGGAGAAATGTCCCAACCTGGTCTACCTCAACCTGAGCAACAACAAGATCAAAGAGCTGAGCAACGTGGAGGCGCTG CAAAACTTGAAGAGCCTGCAGAGTCTTGACCTGCTGAACTGCGAGATAACGTCGTTGGACGACTACCGTGACAGCGTGTTCGAGCTCCTGCCTCAGATAACCTACCTGGATGGCTTCGACCAGGACGACAACGAGGCGCCAGACTCGGAGGCAGATGAGGACGAAG aCGAGGATGGTGAGGATGGGGCGGGGCCGCCAGGTGACTATGATGAAGACGAAGACGAAGACGAGGATGAGGATGGCTCTGAGGGGGGAGAG GAGGAAGAAGACGAGGAAGATGATTACGGCGAGGACGAAGATGATG AGGAGCAGGCGGACGTTCAGGGACAGAAGAGGAAGCGAGACGTGGACGACGAGGGCGAGGAAGATGACGAGGACGATTAG